From the Daucus carota subsp. sativus chromosome 8, DH1 v3.0, whole genome shotgun sequence genome, one window contains:
- the LOC108197804 gene encoding uncharacterized protein LOC108197804, which produces MKPGQPFARDTGQASVVLWDTCTENNEENAPRISEFDFSLCASLACIFQATAKELPHLWKPSSGLPMANDVAGYGYIHVNSTSTDLRSILSSRL; this is translated from the exons ATGAAACCTGGCCAGCCTTTTGCTCGAGATACTGGACAAGCCTCTGTAGTGTTATGGGACACTTGTACAG aaaataatgaagaaaatgctccacgaATAAGTGAATTTGATTTCAGCCTATGCGCTTCATTGGCATGCATTTTTCAG GCCACCGCAAAAGAACTTCCACATTTATGGAAGCCAAGTAGTGGTTTACCTATGGCCAATGATGTTGCAG GTTATGGCTACATTCATGTCAACTCCACCAGTACCGACCTTCGTAGCATTTTATCCTCGAGACTATAA
- the LOC108198632 gene encoding G-type lectin S-receptor-like serine/threonine-protein kinase At4g27290, protein MRGLIYSGEAIIFLSCIIFSTLVANSSAGDTISAKQGLRDDMNLTIVSAGGMFELGFFSPGHSTNRYIGIWYKNIANRTVVWVANRGIPVRDNSGVLRINVNGSLVLVDGSDLVIWSSNSSSSAVNPVAQLLDSGNLVVKYGKEADPVNFLWQSFDHPTDSLLPGMKLGWDLVTGLNTYLTSWKSADDPSPGNYTTRVNRNGIPQLLVLRGTNVQFRFGPWDGVQFSGSSLSILDLSFNVFPVYNQKEITVSFDVVNSSIAMRVVLKLSGEAQFVRWSDATQNWEAYSTAERDACDRYALCGPYGSCNIAQAQLGKSICGCLKGYQPKYPEKWRLTDWSDGCVLKTPFGCGTGDRFVRYSGLKLPDTSRTWFNPNMNLEECESTCIKNCSCKAYSNIDIREGGIGCMMWIGDLIDIRNYRENGLDLYVRISASEAAGSLEGKRRVRNISISLLVVLTVLVGLYVIHALRKRMRRIRGIVLLPQERIGTTENDEPYFDLPLFDVMLIAKSTNFFSPKNKLGEGGFGSVYKGTLDNGQEVAVKRLSKDSKQGINEFKTEVSFIAKLQHRNLVRLLGCSIEEGEMLLIYEYMPNKSLDSLIFDKELSKSLDWPKRYNIINGIARGILYLHQDSALRIIHRDLKASNILLDREMNPKISDFGMARILGGSGRITNTTKVVGTFGYMSPEYALDGIFSLKSDVYSFGVLLLEIVSGRRMKGFYDPDPNLNLLGHAWRLYQEGNLVNLISSAIVESYDESEVLRSIQIGLLCVQPYPEDRPTMSFVVLMLSSNIELPSPKQPGFFIDRKAQESDSSSSQYFDISLSKRLTMQIAPLS, encoded by the exons ATGAGAGGATTAATTTATAGCGGCGAAGCCATAATTTTCTTATCTTGCATTATATTTTCGACTTTGGTAGCAAATTCCTCTGCAGGAGATACCATATCTGCAAAGCAAGGTCTCAGAGATGACATGAATTTGACCATTGTATCAGCTGGTGGAATGTTTGAACTGGGATTTTTCAGTCCAGGTCATTCTACAAATCGGTACATAGGGATATGGTACAAAAATATAGCGAATAGGACGGTAGTGTGGGTAGCCAACAGAGGGATTCCAGTTCGTGATAATTCAGGAGTGTTGAGAATCAATGTCAATGGGAGTTTAGTCCTGGTTGATGGTAGTGATCTTGTGATTTGGTCATCAAATTCATCTAGCTCCGCGGTTAATCCAGTGGCACAGTTACTGGATTCAGGAAATCTTGTTGTGAAATATGGTAAAGAGGCTGATCCTGTGAATTTTTTGTGGCAGAGTTTTGATCATCCTACAGATAGTCTTCTGCCAGGCATGAAGCTTGGATGGGATTTGGTCACAGGACTAAACACGTACCTAACGTCTTGGAAAAGTGCCGATGACCCTTCTCCAGGTAATTACACGACAAGGGTTAACCGTAATGGAATTCCACAGTTACTTGTATTAAGAGGTACAAACGTGCAATTCAGATTTGGACCATGGGATGGTGTACAATTTAGTGGCTCATCACTGTCTATACTTGATCTAAGTTTTAATGTATTTCCTGTTTACAATCAGAAAGAAATTACGGTATCGTTTGATGTTGTTAATAGTTCTATTGCTATGAGAGTCGTGTTGAAGCTGAGTGGAGAAGCACAATTTGTTAGATGGTCTGATGCTACTCAAAATTGGGAAGCATATAGTACTGCAGAGAGGGATGCCTGTGATCGCTATGCATTATGCGGGCCATATGGTAGTTGTAATATTGCGCAAGCCCAGTTAGGTAAGAGCATCTGCGGATGTTTAAAAGGATATCAGCCTAAATACCCAGAAAAATGGAGATTAACAGATTGGTCAGATGGATGTGTCCTGAAAACTCCATTTGGTTGCGGTACTGGGGACAGGTTTGTGAGGTACTCTGGCCTGAAATTGCCAGACACAAGTCGGACGTGGTTTAATCCAAACATGAACCTGGAGGAGTGTGAAAGTACTTGTATTAAGAATTGCTCTTGTAAAGCTTACTCTAATATAGATATCAGAGAAGGTGGGATTGGATGCATGATGTGGATTGGCGATTTGATTGATATCAGAAACTATAGGGAAAATGGGCTAGATCTTTATGTAAGAATCAGTGCGTCAGAGGCAGCGGGGAGCTTAGAAGGGAAAAGGCGAGTCAGAAACATAAGCATTTCTCTGTTAGTAGTACTAACAGTGCTAGTAGGCCTATATGTGATTCATGCATTAAGGAAGAGGATGCGAAGGATAAGAG GAATAGTACTACTCCCTCAAGAACGAATTGGTACCACAGAAAACGACGAGCCTTATTTTGATTTACCTCTCTTTGATGTCATGCTAATTGCCAAGTCTACCAACTTTTTCTCACCAAAGAATAAGCTTGGTGAAGGCGGATTTGGCTCTGTATACAAG GGAACTCTAGACAATGGACAGGAAGTAGCAGTTAAGAGGCTTTCGAAGGATTCAAAACAAGGTATAAATGAGTTCAAGACTGAAGTTTCATTTATAGCCAAACTTCAGCATCGAAATCTTGTGAGGCTTCTTGGATGTTCTATTGAGGAAGGGGAAATGCTGTTGATTTACGAATACATGCCAAACAAAAGTTTAGATTCCCTAATATTTG ACAAAGAACTAAGCAAGTCCTTGGATTGGCCAAAACGCTACAACATCATAAATGGCATAGCCAGAGGAATTCTGTATTTACATCAGGATTCTGCACTGAGGATCATTCACAGAGATCTAAAAGCCAGCAATATCTTGCTCGATCGTGAGATGAATCCAAAAATATCTGATTTTGGGATGGCTAGAATTTTGGGAGGAAGTGGAAGGATTACAAATACAACAAAAGTGGTTGGGACATT CGGTTATATGTCTCCAGAGTATGCCCTCGATGGAATATTCTCCCTCAAATCTGACGTTTACAGCTTTGGTGTATTATTATTAGAAATAGTAAGCGGCAGAAGGATGAAAGGATTTTATGATCCAGACCCAAACCTTAACCTTCTTGGCCAT GCATGGAGGCTGTATCAAGAGGGAAATCTGGTGAATTTGATTTCAAGTGCGATTGTGGAGTCATATGATGAGTCAGAAGTGTTGCGATCAATACAAATTGGTTTACTTTGTGTGCAGCCATATCCTGAAGATAGGCCGACAATGTCATTTGTGGTTCTGATGCTGAGTAGTAACATTGAGCTGCCTAGTCCGAAGCAGCCTGGTTTTTTTATCGACAGAAAAGCTCAGGAATCAGATTCTTCGTCTAGCCAATACTTTGATATTTCTCTATCCAAGAGATTGACAATGCAAATAGCTCCACTTAGTTGA
- the LOC108199790 gene encoding probable leucine-rich repeat receptor-like serine/threonine-protein kinase At3g14840 isoform X3, protein MPQYNNSVLCNCSYPGDICHVESMFLKGQDLDGIPPPSLAKLLHIKHVDFTRNYLHGNIPPEWASTNLEYISFTVNRLSGPIPGYLGNISTLRYLSLEHNMFNGTVPPELGKLANLINLTINVNYLTGQLPMELSNLTNLEEMRLSTNNFSGKLPDFQSWKQLDKLEIIASGFDGPIPSSISSLSNLTEFTFASMQIYYQFKWRGIKISTARKHDKIEDLYSLLSYRMLRSCNISGEIPTYLSQFSQLQKLDLSFNNLAGEIHSDLTDLKSLEILYLTNNSLTGNIPQWIKDRNPADNIDLSYNKFSLEPQPCRDSLNLFRSYGNNLTHGNCLDRLPCSEDRYSLHINCGGEKVTIGNRTYEGDEDSVGPAKYDYEEGYWGASTTGYFLWTKEVSNDQYTANNASVLRMNDWKLYTRARMSPVSLTYYGRCLANGNYTVTLHFAEIIFRDNISYQSLGRRIFDVYVQDELKLKDYDIEHEAKGVDKAVKRKINAVVNDKTLQIRFVYTGKGTNAVPTRGIYGPLISAISIESDNPPKLSNSDQKRKIIIAVVVVALGLLLLTFSGISWWKGYLGSRLSREEALKGLDLQTGVFTFQQIKAATDNFAAANKIGEGGFGPVFKGVLLDGTIIAVKQLSSKSNQGSREFVNEIGMISGLRHPNLVKLHGCCTERKQLLLVYEFMENNSLARALFGPETSRLDLDWATRQNICIGIARGLVYLHEESILKIVHRDIKANNILLDKDLNPKISDFGLAKLDEEENTHISTRVAGTIGYMAPEYALWGYLTDKADVYSFGVVALEIVAGKNNMKYRPNENFVCLLDWALNVQENGNLLDLVDQRLGSNYNKEEAVRMIKVALLCTNSSPALRPTMSCVLSMLKGDMRIQKLKLNHTEMHGEDYLKFQGLRDKYGQGIYGSSSAHSQTFGDTSDDIKYGSSSTSGHDLYTVNLQSQ, encoded by the exons TCCTCAAAGGGCAGGATCTTGATGGTATACCTCCACCATCCTTAGCCAAGCTGCTTCACATAAAACATGT tGATTTTACTCGCAACTACCTTCATGGCAATATACCCCCTGAATGGGCTTCGACAAATTTGGAATATAT ATCATTCACGGTGAATCGTTTGTCAGGACCAATTCCTGGATACTTGGGAAATATTTCTACTCTCAGATATTT GAGCCTTGAACACAACATGTTTAATGGAACAGTGCCACCTGAGCTCGGGAAGCTAGCTAATTTGATAAACCT CACTATTAATGTTAACTATCTTACCGGACAATTGCCTATGGAGCTTAGTAACTTAACTAACTTGGAAGAAAT GAGACTAAGTACCAACAACTTCAGCGGAAAATTACCCGATTTTcagagttggaaacaacttgataAGTT AGAGATTATAGCTAGTGGTTTTGATGGACCGATACCTTCTAGCATCTCCAGCCTGAGTAATTTAACTGAGTT TACTTTTGCCTCTATGCAGATATATTACCAATTTAAATGGAGGGGCATCAAAATTTCCACAGCTAGAAAACATGACAAAATTGAAGACCTT tatTCTTTGCTGTCTTACAGAATGTTGAGGAGCTGTAATATATCTGGGGAAATACCTACATATCTCTCTCAATTCTCACAGTTGCAGAAATT AGACCTAAGCTTTAACAATTTGGCAGGAGAGATACACAGCGATCTTACTGACCTAAAATCTCTCGAGATATT GTATCTCACTAACAACTCTCTTACTGGAAATATCCCGCAGTGGATCAAAGACAGAAATCCCGCAGA TAATATAGATCTATCGTACAATAAATTTTCTCTTGAGCCACAACCTTGCAGGGATTCATT AAACTTGTTCAGAAGCTATGGGAATAACTT GACGCATGGCAATTGCCTTGATCGCCTTCCTTGTTCAGAGG ATCGGTATTCACTGCATATTAATTGTGGGGGGGAAAAAGTTACTATTGGCAACAGAACTTATGAAGGGGATGAAGATTCAGTAGGTCCAGCAAAATATGATTATGAAGAAGGATACTGGGGAGCTAGTACTACAGGATACTTTTTGTGGACTAAAGAAGTGTCAAATGATCAGTATACAGCAAACAATGCATCTGTTCTTAGAATGAATGACTGGAAATTGTACACAAGAGCCCGCATGTCTCCCGTGTCATTAACGTACTATGGTCGCTGTTTAGCTAATGGAAACTACACTGTGACACTACACTTCGCTGAGATCATATTCAGGGATAATATTTCTTATCAGAGTCTTGGAAGACGAATTTTTGATGTTTATGTCCAG GATGAACTAAAACTAAAGGATTATGATATTGAACACGAAGCAAAAGGAGTTGACAAGGCAGTAAAACGAAAAATTAATGCAGTTGTAAATGACAAAACTTTACAAATTCGCTTTGTTTACACGGGGAAGGGCACAAACGCTGTACCTACTAGAGGAATTTATGGCCCTCTAATATCAGCCATTTCTATAGAATCTG ATAATCCTCCTAAACTTTCAAATTCTGATCAGAAACGAAAGATTATCATTGCAGTCGTGGTTGTTGCTTTAGGATTATTGCTTCTTACTTTTTCTGGTATTTCTTGGTGGAAGGGTTATCTGGGAAGTCGACTATCAAGGGAAGAAG CACTGAAAGGATTGGATTTACAGACTGGAGTATTTACCTTTCAACAAATAAAAGCTGCTACAGATAACTTTGCTGCAGCTAACAAGATTGGAGAGGGTGGTTTTGGACCTGTATTCAAA GGTGTATTGTTGGATGGTACTATAATTGCTGTTAAGCAGctttcatcaaaatcaaatcaagggTCTCGTGAATTTGTGAATGAGATAGGCATGATTTCTGGTTTAAGGCACCCAAATCTAGTAAAATTGCATGGATGCTGTACTGAGCGTAAACAATTATTGCTAGTGTACGAGTTCATGGAAAATAACAGTCTTGCTCGGGCTCTGTTTG GTCCAGAAACATCACGGTTGGATCTGGACTGGGCTACTAGACAAAATATCTGCATTGGTATAGCTAGAGGGCTGGTTTATCTGCATGAGGAATCAATTCTTAAAATTGTCCATAGAGACATCAAAGCAAACAACATTCTTCTAGACAAGGATCTCAATCCAAAAATCTCGGATTTTGGTTTAGCCAAGCTCGATGAAGAGGAAAACACTCATATTTCAACTAGAGTTGCTGGAACTAT TGGATATATGGCACCAGAATATGCACTATGGGGTTATTTGACAGATAAAGCAGACGTGTACAGTTTTGGAGTTGTTGCACTTGAAATTGTTGCTGGCAAGAACAACATGAAATATCGtccaaatgaaaattttgtctgTCTTCTTGACTGG GCTCTTAATGTACAAGAAAATGGGAACTTGCTGGATCTAGTTGATCAGAGATTGGGTTCGAATTACAACAAGGAAGAGGCGGTGAGAATGATCAAAGTAGCTCTACTATGTACTAATTCATCTCCAGCACTTAGGCCAACTATGTCTTGTGTATTGAGTATGCTTAAAGGTGATATGCGCATTCAGAAGCTAAAACTTAATCATACAGAAATGCATGGGGAAGATTATTTAAAGTTTCAAGGGCTCAGAGATAAGTATGGTCAGGGCATATACGGAAGCTCAAGTGCTCACTCACAAACCTTTGGTGATACATCTGATGATATAAAGTATGGCTCTTCATCTACATCTGGTCATGATCTTTATACAGTTAATCTTCAATCTCAGTAG
- the LOC108199790 gene encoding probable leucine-rich repeat receptor-like serine/threonine-protein kinase At3g14840 isoform X4: MFNGTVPPELGKLANLINLTINVNYLTGQLPMELSNLTNLEEMRLSTNNFSGKLPDFQSWKQLDKLEIIASGFDGPIPSSISSLSNLTEFTFASMQIYYQFKWRGIKISTARKHDKIEDLYSLLSYRMLRSCNISGEIPTYLSQFSQLQKLDLSFNNLAGEIHSDLTDLKSLEILYLTNNSLTGNIPQWIKDRNPADNIDLSYNKFSLEPQPCRDSLNLFRSYGNNLTHGNCLDRLPCSEDRYSLHINCGGEKVTIGNRTYEGDEDSVGPAKYDYEEGYWGASTTGYFLWTKEVSNDQYTANNASVLRMNDWKLYTRARMSPVSLTYYGRCLANGNYTVTLHFAEIIFRDNISYQSLGRRIFDVYVQDELKLKDYDIEHEAKGVDKAVKRKINAVVNDKTLQIRFVYTGKGTNAVPTRGIYGPLISAISIESDNPPKLSNSDQKRKIIIAVVVVALGLLLLTFSGISWWKGYLGSRLSREEALKGLDLQTGVFTFQQIKAATDNFAAANKIGEGGFGPVFKGVLLDGTIIAVKQLSSKSNQGSREFVNEIGMISGLRHPNLVKLHGCCTERKQLLLVYEFMENNSLARALFGPETSRLDLDWATRQNICIGIARGLVYLHEESILKIVHRDIKANNILLDKDLNPKISDFGLAKLDEEENTHISTRVAGTIGYMAPEYALWGYLTDKADVYSFGVVALEIVAGKNNMKYRPNENFVCLLDWALNVQENGNLLDLVDQRLGSNYNKEEAVRMIKVALLCTNSSPALRPTMSCVLSMLKGDMRIQKLKLNHTEMHGEDYLKFQGLRDKYGQGIYGSSSAHSQTFGDTSDDIKYGSSSTSGHDLYTVNLQSQ; the protein is encoded by the exons ATGTTTAATGGAACAGTGCCACCTGAGCTCGGGAAGCTAGCTAATTTGATAAACCT CACTATTAATGTTAACTATCTTACCGGACAATTGCCTATGGAGCTTAGTAACTTAACTAACTTGGAAGAAAT GAGACTAAGTACCAACAACTTCAGCGGAAAATTACCCGATTTTcagagttggaaacaacttgataAGTT AGAGATTATAGCTAGTGGTTTTGATGGACCGATACCTTCTAGCATCTCCAGCCTGAGTAATTTAACTGAGTT TACTTTTGCCTCTATGCAGATATATTACCAATTTAAATGGAGGGGCATCAAAATTTCCACAGCTAGAAAACATGACAAAATTGAAGACCTT tatTCTTTGCTGTCTTACAGAATGTTGAGGAGCTGTAATATATCTGGGGAAATACCTACATATCTCTCTCAATTCTCACAGTTGCAGAAATT AGACCTAAGCTTTAACAATTTGGCAGGAGAGATACACAGCGATCTTACTGACCTAAAATCTCTCGAGATATT GTATCTCACTAACAACTCTCTTACTGGAAATATCCCGCAGTGGATCAAAGACAGAAATCCCGCAGA TAATATAGATCTATCGTACAATAAATTTTCTCTTGAGCCACAACCTTGCAGGGATTCATT AAACTTGTTCAGAAGCTATGGGAATAACTT GACGCATGGCAATTGCCTTGATCGCCTTCCTTGTTCAGAGG ATCGGTATTCACTGCATATTAATTGTGGGGGGGAAAAAGTTACTATTGGCAACAGAACTTATGAAGGGGATGAAGATTCAGTAGGTCCAGCAAAATATGATTATGAAGAAGGATACTGGGGAGCTAGTACTACAGGATACTTTTTGTGGACTAAAGAAGTGTCAAATGATCAGTATACAGCAAACAATGCATCTGTTCTTAGAATGAATGACTGGAAATTGTACACAAGAGCCCGCATGTCTCCCGTGTCATTAACGTACTATGGTCGCTGTTTAGCTAATGGAAACTACACTGTGACACTACACTTCGCTGAGATCATATTCAGGGATAATATTTCTTATCAGAGTCTTGGAAGACGAATTTTTGATGTTTATGTCCAG GATGAACTAAAACTAAAGGATTATGATATTGAACACGAAGCAAAAGGAGTTGACAAGGCAGTAAAACGAAAAATTAATGCAGTTGTAAATGACAAAACTTTACAAATTCGCTTTGTTTACACGGGGAAGGGCACAAACGCTGTACCTACTAGAGGAATTTATGGCCCTCTAATATCAGCCATTTCTATAGAATCTG ATAATCCTCCTAAACTTTCAAATTCTGATCAGAAACGAAAGATTATCATTGCAGTCGTGGTTGTTGCTTTAGGATTATTGCTTCTTACTTTTTCTGGTATTTCTTGGTGGAAGGGTTATCTGGGAAGTCGACTATCAAGGGAAGAAG CACTGAAAGGATTGGATTTACAGACTGGAGTATTTACCTTTCAACAAATAAAAGCTGCTACAGATAACTTTGCTGCAGCTAACAAGATTGGAGAGGGTGGTTTTGGACCTGTATTCAAA GGTGTATTGTTGGATGGTACTATAATTGCTGTTAAGCAGctttcatcaaaatcaaatcaagggTCTCGTGAATTTGTGAATGAGATAGGCATGATTTCTGGTTTAAGGCACCCAAATCTAGTAAAATTGCATGGATGCTGTACTGAGCGTAAACAATTATTGCTAGTGTACGAGTTCATGGAAAATAACAGTCTTGCTCGGGCTCTGTTTG GTCCAGAAACATCACGGTTGGATCTGGACTGGGCTACTAGACAAAATATCTGCATTGGTATAGCTAGAGGGCTGGTTTATCTGCATGAGGAATCAATTCTTAAAATTGTCCATAGAGACATCAAAGCAAACAACATTCTTCTAGACAAGGATCTCAATCCAAAAATCTCGGATTTTGGTTTAGCCAAGCTCGATGAAGAGGAAAACACTCATATTTCAACTAGAGTTGCTGGAACTAT TGGATATATGGCACCAGAATATGCACTATGGGGTTATTTGACAGATAAAGCAGACGTGTACAGTTTTGGAGTTGTTGCACTTGAAATTGTTGCTGGCAAGAACAACATGAAATATCGtccaaatgaaaattttgtctgTCTTCTTGACTGG GCTCTTAATGTACAAGAAAATGGGAACTTGCTGGATCTAGTTGATCAGAGATTGGGTTCGAATTACAACAAGGAAGAGGCGGTGAGAATGATCAAAGTAGCTCTACTATGTACTAATTCATCTCCAGCACTTAGGCCAACTATGTCTTGTGTATTGAGTATGCTTAAAGGTGATATGCGCATTCAGAAGCTAAAACTTAATCATACAGAAATGCATGGGGAAGATTATTTAAAGTTTCAAGGGCTCAGAGATAAGTATGGTCAGGGCATATACGGAAGCTCAAGTGCTCACTCACAAACCTTTGGTGATACATCTGATGATATAAAGTATGGCTCTTCATCTACATCTGGTCATGATCTTTATACAGTTAATCTTCAATCTCAGTAG
- the LOC108199790 gene encoding probable leucine-rich repeat receptor-like serine/threonine-protein kinase At3g14840 isoform X5, with protein sequence MELSNLTNLEEMRLSTNNFSGKLPDFQSWKQLDKLEIIASGFDGPIPSSISSLSNLTEFTFASMQIYYQFKWRGIKISTARKHDKIEDLYSLLSYRMLRSCNISGEIPTYLSQFSQLQKLDLSFNNLAGEIHSDLTDLKSLEILYLTNNSLTGNIPQWIKDRNPADNIDLSYNKFSLEPQPCRDSLNLFRSYGNNLTHGNCLDRLPCSEDRYSLHINCGGEKVTIGNRTYEGDEDSVGPAKYDYEEGYWGASTTGYFLWTKEVSNDQYTANNASVLRMNDWKLYTRARMSPVSLTYYGRCLANGNYTVTLHFAEIIFRDNISYQSLGRRIFDVYVQDELKLKDYDIEHEAKGVDKAVKRKINAVVNDKTLQIRFVYTGKGTNAVPTRGIYGPLISAISIESDNPPKLSNSDQKRKIIIAVVVVALGLLLLTFSGISWWKGYLGSRLSREEALKGLDLQTGVFTFQQIKAATDNFAAANKIGEGGFGPVFKGVLLDGTIIAVKQLSSKSNQGSREFVNEIGMISGLRHPNLVKLHGCCTERKQLLLVYEFMENNSLARALFGPETSRLDLDWATRQNICIGIARGLVYLHEESILKIVHRDIKANNILLDKDLNPKISDFGLAKLDEEENTHISTRVAGTIGYMAPEYALWGYLTDKADVYSFGVVALEIVAGKNNMKYRPNENFVCLLDWALNVQENGNLLDLVDQRLGSNYNKEEAVRMIKVALLCTNSSPALRPTMSCVLSMLKGDMRIQKLKLNHTEMHGEDYLKFQGLRDKYGQGIYGSSSAHSQTFGDTSDDIKYGSSSTSGHDLYTVNLQSQ encoded by the exons ATGGAGCTTAGTAACTTAACTAACTTGGAAGAAAT GAGACTAAGTACCAACAACTTCAGCGGAAAATTACCCGATTTTcagagttggaaacaacttgataAGTT AGAGATTATAGCTAGTGGTTTTGATGGACCGATACCTTCTAGCATCTCCAGCCTGAGTAATTTAACTGAGTT TACTTTTGCCTCTATGCAGATATATTACCAATTTAAATGGAGGGGCATCAAAATTTCCACAGCTAGAAAACATGACAAAATTGAAGACCTT tatTCTTTGCTGTCTTACAGAATGTTGAGGAGCTGTAATATATCTGGGGAAATACCTACATATCTCTCTCAATTCTCACAGTTGCAGAAATT AGACCTAAGCTTTAACAATTTGGCAGGAGAGATACACAGCGATCTTACTGACCTAAAATCTCTCGAGATATT GTATCTCACTAACAACTCTCTTACTGGAAATATCCCGCAGTGGATCAAAGACAGAAATCCCGCAGA TAATATAGATCTATCGTACAATAAATTTTCTCTTGAGCCACAACCTTGCAGGGATTCATT AAACTTGTTCAGAAGCTATGGGAATAACTT GACGCATGGCAATTGCCTTGATCGCCTTCCTTGTTCAGAGG ATCGGTATTCACTGCATATTAATTGTGGGGGGGAAAAAGTTACTATTGGCAACAGAACTTATGAAGGGGATGAAGATTCAGTAGGTCCAGCAAAATATGATTATGAAGAAGGATACTGGGGAGCTAGTACTACAGGATACTTTTTGTGGACTAAAGAAGTGTCAAATGATCAGTATACAGCAAACAATGCATCTGTTCTTAGAATGAATGACTGGAAATTGTACACAAGAGCCCGCATGTCTCCCGTGTCATTAACGTACTATGGTCGCTGTTTAGCTAATGGAAACTACACTGTGACACTACACTTCGCTGAGATCATATTCAGGGATAATATTTCTTATCAGAGTCTTGGAAGACGAATTTTTGATGTTTATGTCCAG GATGAACTAAAACTAAAGGATTATGATATTGAACACGAAGCAAAAGGAGTTGACAAGGCAGTAAAACGAAAAATTAATGCAGTTGTAAATGACAAAACTTTACAAATTCGCTTTGTTTACACGGGGAAGGGCACAAACGCTGTACCTACTAGAGGAATTTATGGCCCTCTAATATCAGCCATTTCTATAGAATCTG ATAATCCTCCTAAACTTTCAAATTCTGATCAGAAACGAAAGATTATCATTGCAGTCGTGGTTGTTGCTTTAGGATTATTGCTTCTTACTTTTTCTGGTATTTCTTGGTGGAAGGGTTATCTGGGAAGTCGACTATCAAGGGAAGAAG CACTGAAAGGATTGGATTTACAGACTGGAGTATTTACCTTTCAACAAATAAAAGCTGCTACAGATAACTTTGCTGCAGCTAACAAGATTGGAGAGGGTGGTTTTGGACCTGTATTCAAA GGTGTATTGTTGGATGGTACTATAATTGCTGTTAAGCAGctttcatcaaaatcaaatcaagggTCTCGTGAATTTGTGAATGAGATAGGCATGATTTCTGGTTTAAGGCACCCAAATCTAGTAAAATTGCATGGATGCTGTACTGAGCGTAAACAATTATTGCTAGTGTACGAGTTCATGGAAAATAACAGTCTTGCTCGGGCTCTGTTTG GTCCAGAAACATCACGGTTGGATCTGGACTGGGCTACTAGACAAAATATCTGCATTGGTATAGCTAGAGGGCTGGTTTATCTGCATGAGGAATCAATTCTTAAAATTGTCCATAGAGACATCAAAGCAAACAACATTCTTCTAGACAAGGATCTCAATCCAAAAATCTCGGATTTTGGTTTAGCCAAGCTCGATGAAGAGGAAAACACTCATATTTCAACTAGAGTTGCTGGAACTAT TGGATATATGGCACCAGAATATGCACTATGGGGTTATTTGACAGATAAAGCAGACGTGTACAGTTTTGGAGTTGTTGCACTTGAAATTGTTGCTGGCAAGAACAACATGAAATATCGtccaaatgaaaattttgtctgTCTTCTTGACTGG GCTCTTAATGTACAAGAAAATGGGAACTTGCTGGATCTAGTTGATCAGAGATTGGGTTCGAATTACAACAAGGAAGAGGCGGTGAGAATGATCAAAGTAGCTCTACTATGTACTAATTCATCTCCAGCACTTAGGCCAACTATGTCTTGTGTATTGAGTATGCTTAAAGGTGATATGCGCATTCAGAAGCTAAAACTTAATCATACAGAAATGCATGGGGAAGATTATTTAAAGTTTCAAGGGCTCAGAGATAAGTATGGTCAGGGCATATACGGAAGCTCAAGTGCTCACTCACAAACCTTTGGTGATACATCTGATGATATAAAGTATGGCTCTTCATCTACATCTGGTCATGATCTTTATACAGTTAATCTTCAATCTCAGTAG